A genomic segment from Rhodothermus sp. encodes:
- a CDS encoding LAGLIDADG family homing endonuclease, translating to MAKSSRKSSADAQVLRRGLRITRVFSQEGVHPFDTVTWERRTAAIYNSKGEAVFEQKDVEFPSTWSQLATNVVASKYFYGDLAAGNGDPRQGKREYSLKQLIHRVTRTITDWGKAQGYFATPEDAERFYDELTWLCLHQYGAFNSPVWFNVGLYHQYGVRDTGGKTIYGWDFEKQRVVPVDPYERPQASACFIISVEDSIDDIWQLMAESARLFKFGSGVGADWSKLRSTKEKLSGGGRPSGPVSFMRVQDATGATIKSGGKTRRAAIMQTLKVWHPDVMEFVTAKAKEEKKAWALIEQGYDGSFNGEAYNSVAFQNVNQSVRVTDDFMEAVLARKKYPLRAVTTGEVIDEIDAYELLYKVAEGTWICGDPGLQYEDTIQKWHTCKRSGPINSSNPCVTGDTLVATEDGLRRIDSLVGETPRVVGLDGRLHRTTRVIETGIKPVYRLRTRCGYEVKLTADHRVWTENRGDVPAAELTRDDVVRLVPPRFGRKHLDPEVAEYIGLMVGDGCLSHEVAILTLDRRERAVAEKMARMVNQFDRQTHRKGVQVAERPTSVAVATGARTVQAVLKQFAVLDKGAAAKRFTDEVFQLDRQSVAALLRGLFTADGTVANYGRKSQYISLDSSSQELLKQVQLLLLGFGIKSKLYENRRLADRALLPDGKGGVQEYRVQPMYSLRISRSSRVRFEREIGFLPESPKAAALRALNATVSAYEDTLVDQVVSLELLGEEPVYDLTEPVTDHFVANGIAVHNCSEYMFLDNSACNLASLNLRKFQREDGSFDVERFRAAVRIFITAMEILVDNAGYPSEKIAQNSHDYRPLGLGFANLGAMLMAMGLPYDSDEGRAVAGAITAIMHAEAYARSAEIAAIERIGPFPGFEKNREPMLEVMRLHQAAVEDIHPSCPAYLKEAARESMARMVTLGERYGYRNAQATVLAPTGTISFMMDCDTTGIEPDIALVKYKLLAGKGDGMFKIVNHTVPIALRRLGYSEEQIKEILAYIEENDTIEGAPHLKEAHLPVFDCAFKPYKGQRFIHYMGHIKMMAACQPFISGAISKTVNMPEHVTVEEIMDAYLQGWKLGLKALAIYRENSKRSQPLSTRKEDRKADSSGDGMATGEPQVIEKVVEKVVYKPVRKRLPDERPSITHKFSVAGHEGYLHIGLYPDTGMPGEIFITMAKQGSTISGLMDAFATAISIALQYGVPLEDLCNKFSHMRFEPAGFTNNPQIPIAKSIMDYIFRYLSLKFLGRPQEEQSESPRGGVEAEVKQKGPARDEQQLELGFDVQPTGKVTPLVGQTIETFLQTQQKSKTPASEATSIAATSFPNQEDAPACSNCGSITVRSGACYVCPNCGSSSGCG from the coding sequence ATGGCAAAGTCCTCCCGCAAGTCATCGGCAGACGCACAGGTGCTCCGTCGTGGTCTACGCATCACGCGTGTGTTTTCGCAGGAAGGCGTGCATCCGTTTGACACGGTCACCTGGGAACGCCGGACGGCTGCCATTTACAACAGCAAAGGCGAAGCGGTTTTTGAACAGAAAGACGTGGAGTTCCCCTCCACGTGGAGCCAGCTTGCCACGAACGTGGTTGCGTCCAAGTACTTCTATGGCGATCTGGCAGCTGGCAATGGGGATCCCCGGCAGGGCAAGCGCGAGTATAGCCTGAAGCAACTCATTCACCGGGTGACCCGCACTATCACCGACTGGGGCAAGGCGCAGGGGTATTTCGCAACGCCCGAAGATGCCGAACGCTTCTACGATGAGCTGACCTGGCTTTGCCTGCACCAGTACGGGGCCTTCAATTCGCCGGTCTGGTTCAATGTGGGGCTGTATCATCAGTACGGGGTGCGCGATACGGGGGGCAAGACCATTTACGGCTGGGATTTTGAAAAGCAGCGGGTGGTGCCCGTCGATCCGTACGAGCGGCCGCAGGCCTCGGCCTGTTTTATCATTTCCGTAGAGGATTCGATCGACGACATCTGGCAGCTCATGGCCGAGAGCGCCCGCCTGTTCAAGTTTGGCTCGGGCGTGGGCGCCGACTGGTCCAAACTGCGCTCCACGAAGGAGAAACTTTCCGGTGGTGGGCGGCCTTCGGGACCGGTCTCCTTCATGCGGGTGCAGGATGCGACGGGCGCCACGATCAAGTCCGGGGGCAAGACGCGCCGGGCTGCCATCATGCAGACGCTGAAGGTCTGGCACCCCGACGTCATGGAGTTTGTGACGGCCAAGGCCAAAGAGGAAAAGAAAGCCTGGGCGCTGATTGAGCAGGGCTACGACGGATCCTTCAACGGGGAGGCCTATAATTCGGTCGCCTTTCAGAACGTGAATCAGTCCGTGCGCGTCACGGACGACTTCATGGAAGCTGTGCTGGCCCGCAAGAAATACCCGCTTCGGGCCGTAACGACCGGGGAGGTGATCGATGAAATCGATGCCTACGAGCTGCTTTACAAGGTGGCCGAAGGCACGTGGATCTGTGGCGACCCGGGGCTGCAATACGAGGATACCATTCAAAAGTGGCACACCTGCAAGCGCAGCGGCCCGATCAACTCGAGTAATCCGTGTGTGACAGGCGATACGCTGGTGGCTACCGAGGACGGGCTACGCCGCATCGACAGTCTGGTAGGGGAAACGCCACGCGTGGTGGGGCTGGACGGCCGCCTGCACCGCACCACCCGGGTGATCGAAACGGGTATCAAGCCGGTCTACCGGCTGCGCACCCGGTGTGGCTACGAGGTGAAGCTGACGGCCGATCATCGGGTGTGGACAGAGAACCGGGGCGACGTGCCGGCCGCTGAGTTAACCCGTGACGACGTCGTGCGCCTAGTGCCACCGCGGTTTGGCCGGAAGCATCTGGATCCGGAGGTGGCCGAATATATCGGGCTGATGGTGGGGGACGGATGCCTTTCGCATGAAGTGGCCATCCTGACGCTGGATCGACGGGAAAGGGCTGTGGCCGAAAAAATGGCCCGGATGGTCAATCAGTTTGACCGGCAGACGCATCGTAAAGGCGTGCAGGTCGCCGAGCGGCCTACCAGTGTCGCCGTTGCTACCGGTGCCCGGACAGTGCAGGCAGTGTTGAAGCAGTTTGCTGTACTGGACAAAGGGGCCGCGGCTAAACGGTTCACTGACGAGGTTTTCCAGCTGGATCGACAGAGTGTTGCTGCGCTGCTGCGCGGCCTGTTCACCGCTGATGGTACGGTAGCCAACTACGGCAGAAAGAGCCAGTACATCAGTCTGGATTCGAGTTCTCAGGAATTACTGAAGCAGGTTCAGCTGTTGCTGCTGGGGTTTGGCATCAAGAGCAAATTGTATGAAAATCGGCGGTTGGCCGATCGCGCGCTGCTGCCGGACGGTAAAGGGGGGGTGCAGGAGTATCGCGTGCAGCCCATGTATAGTCTGCGTATCAGTCGGTCGAGTCGGGTGCGCTTTGAGCGCGAAATCGGGTTCCTTCCGGAGAGTCCAAAGGCAGCAGCATTGCGCGCGCTGAACGCTACGGTCTCGGCCTACGAAGATACGCTGGTTGATCAGGTTGTCTCGCTTGAGCTTCTGGGCGAAGAACCAGTCTACGATCTGACGGAGCCGGTTACGGATCACTTCGTGGCGAACGGGATCGCCGTCCACAACTGCTCCGAGTACATGTTTCTCGACAACTCGGCGTGCAACCTGGCCTCGCTGAACCTGCGCAAGTTCCAGCGGGAGGATGGGTCGTTTGACGTCGAGCGCTTCCGGGCGGCCGTCCGGATTTTCATCACGGCCATGGAAATCCTGGTCGACAATGCCGGCTATCCCTCGGAAAAGATCGCGCAAAACAGCCACGACTACCGGCCGCTGGGGCTGGGCTTCGCCAACCTGGGGGCAATGCTGATGGCGATGGGTCTGCCTTACGACAGCGATGAGGGGCGGGCGGTAGCCGGTGCCATTACGGCCATCATGCATGCAGAGGCCTATGCCCGGAGCGCAGAGATCGCGGCCATTGAGCGTATCGGGCCGTTCCCGGGCTTCGAGAAAAACCGGGAGCCCATGCTGGAAGTGATGCGCCTGCACCAGGCGGCCGTCGAGGATATTCATCCGAGCTGCCCGGCCTACCTGAAGGAGGCTGCCCGTGAGAGCATGGCGCGCATGGTCACGCTGGGTGAACGCTACGGCTACCGCAACGCGCAGGCGACGGTACTCGCGCCCACGGGGACCATCAGCTTTATGATGGATTGCGATACTACGGGCATTGAGCCGGACATTGCGCTGGTGAAGTACAAGCTGCTGGCAGGCAAGGGCGATGGCATGTTTAAGATCGTCAACCACACGGTGCCCATTGCCCTGCGCCGCCTGGGCTATAGCGAAGAACAGATTAAAGAGATCCTCGCCTACATTGAAGAAAATGACACGATTGAAGGGGCCCCGCATCTGAAGGAAGCGCATCTGCCGGTGTTCGACTGTGCCTTTAAGCCCTACAAGGGACAGCGGTTCATTCACTACATGGGCCATATCAAGATGATGGCGGCCTGCCAGCCCTTCATCAGTGGGGCGATCTCTAAGACGGTCAACATGCCCGAGCATGTGACGGTCGAGGAGATCATGGATGCTTACCTGCAGGGCTGGAAACTGGGACTGAAGGCGCTGGCCATCTACCGGGAAAACTCCAAGCGGAGCCAGCCGCTTTCGACGCGCAAGGAAGACCGGAAGGCTGATTCGAGTGGCGATGGCATGGCGACCGGCGAGCCCCAGGTGATCGAAAAGGTGGTCGAAAAGGTTGTGTACAAGCCGGTGCGTAAGCGACTGCCCGACGAACGGCCGTCAATCACGCACAAGTTCTCGGTGGCTGGCCACGAGGGGTATCTGCACATCGGCCTCTACCCGGATACCGGCATGCCGGGCGAGATCTTTATCACCATGGCCAAGCAGGGATCGACCATTTCGGGGTTGATGGATGCCTTTGCGACGGCCATTTCGATCGCGCTCCAGTACGGCGTGCCGTTGGAAGATCTGTGTAACAAGTTCAGCCACATGCGCTTCGAACCGGCCGGCTTTACAAACAATCCCCAGATTCCGATTGCCAAGTCCATCATGGACTATATCTTCCGTTACCTGTCACTCAAATTCCTGGGACGACCCCAGGAGGAGCAATCGGAAAGTCCGCGGGGTGGCGTGGAAGCCGAAGTG
- a CDS encoding class II D-tagatose-bisphosphate aldolase, non-catalytic subunit — translation MRQRQALLPPPFDRLAVHPQGFVGWIAELLRGPLAYQHTLLAVCPNSEAVTRAALEAAQEANAPLLFAATLNQVDLDGGYTGWTPAALAHFVAAVQARQRLRIPIVLGLDHGGPWKKDVHARRRLPFEATFQATLRAIEACLDAGYGLLHLDPTVDLELPPGTPVPIPRIVERTVALLRHAETYRQRHNLSPVAYEVGTEEVGGGLQAEARMAEFLDRLWTVLDREGLPHPVFVVGDIGTRLDTRTFDFERARRLDTLVRRHGALIKGHYTDDVERLDLYPPAGIGGANVGPGLTAVEFEALEALVAEARRRKLPVTFDQALRQAVVESGRWKKWLLPEEKGQPFDTLKPERQRWLVATGSRYVWTHPAVLQARRELYQTLSPWCDAEAFVHARLKARLLGYFRAFNLIDFNNRLQDFLPD, via the coding sequence ATGAGGCAGAGGCAGGCGCTGCTTCCTCCTCCCTTTGATCGGCTGGCCGTCCATCCCCAGGGTTTTGTTGGCTGGATCGCTGAGCTGTTGCGCGGACCGCTGGCCTATCAGCACACCTTGCTGGCTGTCTGCCCCAACTCGGAAGCTGTAACACGCGCCGCCCTGGAAGCTGCTCAGGAAGCCAATGCACCTTTGCTTTTTGCGGCCACCTTGAACCAGGTAGATCTCGATGGTGGCTATACGGGCTGGACGCCTGCAGCGCTGGCTCATTTCGTGGCAGCGGTGCAGGCTCGCCAGCGCCTGCGCATTCCAATCGTGCTTGGTCTGGATCATGGCGGTCCCTGGAAAAAGGATGTGCATGCCCGGCGTCGTCTGCCTTTTGAGGCAACCTTTCAGGCCACGCTTCGAGCGATAGAAGCCTGTCTGGATGCAGGTTATGGCTTGCTTCATCTGGACCCAACCGTAGATCTGGAGCTGCCACCTGGCACGCCGGTTCCCATCCCTCGCATTGTCGAACGCACCGTAGCGCTCTTACGGCATGCCGAGACGTACCGGCAACGACACAACCTGTCCCCGGTCGCCTACGAGGTCGGTACGGAAGAAGTGGGCGGCGGCTTACAGGCTGAAGCCCGCATGGCTGAATTTCTGGATCGTCTCTGGACTGTGCTGGATCGCGAAGGATTACCTCATCCGGTATTCGTGGTAGGAGATATTGGCACCCGGCTCGATACCCGTACGTTCGACTTTGAACGAGCGCGTCGTCTGGACACGCTGGTGCGTCGCCATGGAGCGCTTATCAAGGGCCACTATACCGACGACGTGGAACGGCTGGACCTGTATCCACCAGCAGGTATCGGCGGGGCCAATGTGGGGCCTGGACTGACCGCCGTCGAGTTTGAAGCCCTGGAAGCGCTGGTGGCCGAAGCGCGTCGTCGCAAACTCCCGGTCACGTTTGACCAGGCCCTCCGCCAGGCGGTCGTCGAGAGTGGACGCTGGAAGAAATGGCTCCTCCCTGAAGAGAAAGGGCAACCGTTCGATACCCTGAAGCCTGAACGGCAGCGCTGGCTGGTGGCTACCGGCAGCCGCTACGTATGGACGCATCCAGCCGTTCTACAGGCACGGCGCGAACTATACCAGACACTCTCGCCCTGGTGCGACGCCGAAGCCTTTGTTCACGCTCGCCTCAAAGCGCGGCTGTTGGGCTACTTTCGCGCTTTCAACCTGATCGATTTCAACAACCGTCTGCAGGATTTCTTGCCCGACTGA
- a CDS encoding HD domain-containing protein, with protein MTTRLLPLRIQERLEARPFAPLLRCIGELGQQHDIPVYAVGGVVRDLFLDRPTTDIDFVTVGAGTGIRLARLAARALGGRTVHVYENFGTAAIRVPTPDRTGVFVLEFVAARRESYRKNSRKPIVEDGTLDDDLRRRDFTINAMALDLWPMRWGTLIDPFQGRRDLLRRLLRTPLDPRQTFEDDPLRMIRAARFAAQLNFRVEPDTFAAMRAKAHRVEILSQERITDELQKILCAPQPSIGFKILESTGILAHIFPELVALKGVETIEGHRHKDNFYHTLQVVDNVARMTASRSCEDDAIWLRWAALLHDIAKPATKRFVQGTGWTFHGHEELGARMVPRIFRRLKLPMDERMAYVQKLVRLHHRPVALVDEQVTDSAIRRLLFEAGNELEDLMLLVRADITSKNPRRVRRYLEAFDRLEARMAEVEEKDRIRNFQPPVDGEEIMRTLGLEEGVAVGIIKEAIKEAILEGRIPNEHDAAFQYMMQIKDEALRRAALFEAMAASLRGPERRALGAIKEVIFKGELPADREEAWAYLHRVKEEALATADEPV; from the coding sequence GTGACAACCCGGCTTTTACCTTTGCGCATCCAGGAACGTCTGGAAGCCCGCCCGTTCGCGCCGCTGCTGCGATGCATCGGCGAGCTGGGGCAGCAGCACGACATTCCGGTCTATGCTGTAGGCGGCGTTGTGCGCGATCTGTTTCTGGATCGGCCAACGACTGACATCGACTTTGTGACCGTGGGCGCGGGAACGGGCATCCGACTGGCCCGGCTGGCGGCCCGGGCCCTGGGTGGACGCACCGTGCACGTCTACGAAAACTTTGGCACAGCCGCCATTCGGGTGCCTACGCCGGATCGTACAGGCGTCTTTGTACTGGAGTTCGTAGCGGCTCGCCGAGAAAGCTATCGCAAAAACTCTCGTAAACCCATCGTCGAAGATGGAACGCTCGACGATGACCTGCGCCGTCGCGACTTCACCATCAACGCCATGGCGCTCGACCTGTGGCCCATGCGCTGGGGCACCCTGATCGACCCTTTTCAGGGGCGACGCGACCTCCTACGGCGACTGCTGCGCACACCACTCGATCCGCGTCAGACCTTTGAAGATGATCCCCTGCGCATGATCCGGGCCGCCCGGTTTGCCGCGCAACTGAACTTTCGCGTGGAGCCTGACACATTCGCGGCTATGCGCGCAAAGGCCCATCGTGTCGAAATTCTCAGTCAGGAGCGGATCACCGACGAATTGCAGAAGATTCTGTGCGCGCCACAGCCATCCATTGGCTTTAAAATCCTGGAGTCTACCGGCATTCTGGCGCACATTTTTCCTGAGCTGGTGGCACTCAAAGGGGTCGAAACCATTGAGGGGCACCGCCACAAAGACAACTTTTACCACACGCTTCAGGTGGTGGACAACGTGGCCCGTATGACGGCCAGCCGCTCCTGCGAGGACGACGCTATCTGGCTCCGCTGGGCCGCCCTGCTGCACGATATTGCCAAGCCGGCCACCAAACGCTTTGTGCAGGGAACGGGCTGGACCTTCCACGGGCACGAGGAGCTGGGCGCGCGTATGGTCCCCCGGATTTTCCGCCGGCTTAAGCTGCCCATGGATGAGCGCATGGCCTACGTGCAAAAACTGGTTCGGCTGCATCATCGTCCTGTTGCCCTGGTCGATGAGCAGGTAACTGATTCGGCCATTCGGCGGTTGCTCTTTGAAGCCGGTAACGAGCTGGAAGATCTGATGCTACTGGTGCGGGCCGACATCACTTCCAAAAATCCCCGGCGCGTGCGTCGCTACCTGGAAGCATTCGATCGGCTGGAGGCCCGCATGGCCGAGGTGGAAGAAAAAGATCGTATTCGCAACTTCCAGCCCCCTGTTGATGGAGAGGAAATCATGCGGACGCTGGGCCTTGAGGAGGGGGTAGCCGTGGGCATCATCAAGGAGGCGATTAAAGAAGCCATTCTGGAAGGGCGGATTCCCAACGAGCACGATGCGGCTTTTCAGTACATGATGCAGATCAAAGACGAAGCCTTGCGACGTGCGGCGCTGTTTGAAGCAATGGCTGCCTCGCTTCGGGGACCAGAGCGACGAGCGCTGGGAGCGATCAAGGAGGTAATCTTTAAAGGGGAACTCCCGGCCGATCGGGAGGAGGCATGGGCCTACCTGCACCGGGTCAAAGAGGAGGCCCTGGCAACAGCCGACGAACCGGTATAA
- a CDS encoding Gfo/Idh/MocA family oxidoreductase: MDTPQATEQPFQIGLIGGGREARGLAATLRTLRPDRSFLRFTKSTLEVSDTQLAAWLQALDVVFIATPPAERFRVTEIALRQGVHCFVAWPPAPALQDLERLNRLAEEARVEVGVSRPLRFHPVLQGLQQKMPPVLLVYRQQVGGQGVVPWHARLAEAIDLCCALAHSSSVLRIEGEAVRGGPTWLEAVAFGLRFHSGTYAQVLMWRDGEGTTPELYLARTGWHRQIRLEATHNRLQQAEVAAFLKALEARQPAPVSLLETIQVLHIVERLMSRLR; this comes from the coding sequence ATGGACACGCCGCAGGCTACTGAGCAGCCTTTTCAGATTGGCCTGATCGGCGGAGGTCGAGAAGCGCGTGGCCTGGCGGCCACCTTGCGCACGCTGCGCCCGGACCGTTCCTTTCTCCGATTTACGAAAAGTACGCTGGAGGTGTCCGACACGCAACTGGCAGCCTGGCTACAGGCGCTGGACGTGGTGTTCATTGCGACGCCGCCGGCTGAGCGCTTTCGCGTGACGGAGATCGCACTGCGCCAGGGCGTACACTGTTTCGTAGCCTGGCCGCCGGCACCGGCACTGCAGGATCTGGAGCGGCTGAACCGCCTGGCTGAAGAGGCGCGTGTGGAAGTGGGTGTCAGCCGGCCGCTTCGCTTTCATCCGGTCCTTCAAGGCCTCCAGCAAAAAATGCCGCCGGTTCTGCTGGTCTATCGACAGCAGGTAGGTGGTCAGGGCGTAGTGCCCTGGCATGCCCGATTGGCCGAGGCGATTGATCTGTGTTGTGCCCTGGCTCATTCCAGCAGTGTGCTTCGTATCGAGGGAGAAGCCGTCCGAGGAGGGCCTACCTGGCTCGAGGCCGTCGCCTTTGGCCTTCGTTTTCACAGTGGTACGTATGCGCAGGTACTGATGTGGCGGGACGGTGAAGGTACAACCCCCGAGCTATATCTGGCCCGTACCGGCTGGCACCGTCAGATCCGGTTAGAGGCTACCCATAACCGGCTACAGCAAGCAGAGGTGGCTGCCTTTCTGAAGGCGCTGGAGGCCCGTCAGCCCGCGCCAGTGTCGTTGCTGGAGACGATTCAGGTACTTCATATCGTCGAACGTTTGATGAGTCGCCTGCGTTAA